From Candidatus Defluviilinea gracilis, a single genomic window includes:
- a CDS encoding pilus assembly protein codes for MNNYRPKTNRSAPKPKAQAVIEFALVLPILLLVLIGIMETSRLLFAWLIIENSTRFGIRYATAGTYEPIYCQGYDGGICDSDTETDAARLPSIKDETTRIVIGYLLRNARFETVANTEDLFFNVTVCGSKEEGYDFTPPVMSEPIYANCEEISNPGITKEFAGSPGYRVYVAADYNFRFIVMPAFGVEPSMIHLASYRMGYVESFRAVRAINTPLGWEVTSIPPTPTNTPTITNTPLPTDTPTVTSTPTSTVTSTSTNTPTITPTITQTRTPTYTPTPSCNLFTAGNFSQSTTSGGYPRVNINLINSSTSKAAIQSLTFVWTAYDAANPGQTLDRWSFNNTTIDNTDDGASPTNWTNPGGLGSLVDLPASTSRQLRFTYLNLDGAWPGIVPANSFGLIVNLDNGCTITVTSQATPTVTATRTATGTATITRTPTITRTPTITRTPTITRTPTRTPTITPTPTITRTPTITNTPTITFTPTITSTRTPTRTRTPTATVTRTPTVTLTVPSPTRTHTRTVTPTVPSPTQTRTPTPTATVPTPTRTPTSTVTRTRTPTPTHTVPPQSPTPTVTPTPTVCFDC; via the coding sequence ATGAACAACTATCGACCGAAAACCAACCGATCTGCCCCCAAGCCGAAGGCGCAAGCGGTGATCGAGTTTGCGCTGGTCCTGCCGATCTTATTGCTTGTACTGATCGGGATCATGGAAACCTCGCGCCTGCTCTTCGCCTGGCTGATCATCGAAAACTCCACCCGTTTTGGAATTCGTTACGCCACCGCCGGGACGTATGAACCCATCTACTGTCAGGGATACGATGGCGGAATCTGCGACTCGGATACGGAAACCGACGCCGCTCGCCTTCCCTCGATCAAGGACGAAACCACGCGCATCGTGATCGGTTATCTTCTCAGAAACGCCCGTTTTGAAACGGTCGCGAATACCGAGGATTTGTTTTTCAACGTGACGGTCTGCGGCTCCAAAGAAGAAGGGTATGACTTCACGCCTCCAGTCATGAGCGAACCGATCTACGCCAACTGCGAAGAAATCAGTAATCCTGGTATAACAAAAGAGTTTGCGGGGTCTCCAGGCTATCGTGTGTACGTGGCGGCAGACTACAACTTCCGATTCATCGTCATGCCGGCCTTTGGCGTCGAACCATCCATGATCCATCTTGCATCGTACCGCATGGGGTACGTGGAATCCTTCCGCGCTGTGCGCGCTATCAACACCCCACTCGGATGGGAAGTGACTTCGATTCCCCCCACGCCGACGAATACCCCTACCATCACCAATACTCCTTTGCCGACGGATACCCCCACCGTTACTAGCACACCTACATCGACCGTCACTTCCACTTCAACCAATACGCCGACGATCACGCCTACGATCACCCAAACAAGAACGCCAACCTATACGCCGACGCCGAGTTGTAATTTGTTCACCGCCGGCAATTTCAGCCAATCGACCACAAGCGGCGGATACCCGCGCGTAAATATAAACCTCATCAATAGCAGCACATCCAAAGCCGCGATTCAAAGCCTGACGTTCGTCTGGACCGCCTACGACGCCGCGAACCCGGGACAGACCCTGGACCGCTGGTCCTTTAATAACACGACCATTGACAATACAGACGATGGTGCCTCGCCAACAAATTGGACAAACCCCGGTGGGCTAGGCTCGCTCGTTGATCTTCCCGCCAGCACAAGCCGACAATTACGGTTTACCTATTTGAACCTCGACGGCGCCTGGCCCGGAATCGTGCCTGCCAATTCCTTTGGATTGATCGTGAACCTCGACAACGGTTGTACGATCACGGTGACGTCTCAGGCAACCCCCACGGTCACGGCTACTCGCACTGCCACTGGCACGGCGACCATCACGCGCACGCCAACCATCACGCGCACGCCAACCATCACACGCACGCCAACCATCACACGCACGCCGACGCGCACGCCAACCATCACACCGACACCAACCATTACGCGCACGCCGACGATTACAAACACGCCGACCATCACCTTCACACCGACCATCACATCGACGCGCACGCCGACACGGACGCGCACGCCTACGGCTACCGTCACGCGCACGCCCACTGTGACCCTCACAGTGCCGTCGCCGACGCGCACACATACGAGAACCGTCACACCGACAGTCCCGTCACCGACACAGACGCGCACGCCCACACCGACAGCCACTGTCCCGACGCCGACACGGACACCTACATCTACCGTCACGCGCACACGGACTCCGACACCTACGCACACGGTTCCTCCGCAATCACCGACGCCTACCGTCACGCCGACGCCTACTGTATGCTTCGACTGCTAG
- the glmS gene encoding glutamine--fructose-6-phosphate transaminase (isomerizing) — protein MCGIVGYIGARDATPIILNGLKRLEYRGYDSAGVAVISGDQLEVRKDAGKLSQLIDLVEKSPIAGAPGIGHTRWATHGAPNARNAHPHLGQTKRVVVVQNGIVENFLELKDELTAEGVEFQSETDTETIVHLVEHYLATGIGLVEAARKTFNQIRGANVVVLISADEPDKIVTARIGNAGGVVIGMGEGENFVASDTPAIMDHTRSVIFLESRQMAVVTRDTVTIETLDGAKVKPQVHNVSWDPVAAEKGEYRHFMQKEIHEQVRALTDTLAGRVDFANGKIRLPDLKLTEELAKKIEKIYITACGTAAYAGMVGKYLIEKIARVPVEVVIASEFRYSDPILNDKTVVLAISQSGETADTLAAMEEGRRKGAVIWSIVNAIGSQAMRVSDGFISMQTGPEIGVASTKAFTAPLVDQYMLAILLADLRGTINEKQRKELVADLRLVPDLVSRALDRESEVEKVAQTLKDIRDCLYLGRGINMPIAYEGALKLKEISYIHAEGYPAGEMKHGPIALIDEHMPVVCLAPKDPWHEKMISQIQQAKARGGMVIAIATDGDELIHGMADHILWVPDSPWMLSPIVTVIPLQLLAYHIAALRGLDVDQPRNLAKSVTVE, from the coding sequence ATGTGTGGAATCGTCGGATACATCGGCGCGCGTGATGCGACGCCGATCATCCTCAACGGCTTGAAACGGCTCGAATACCGCGGATATGATTCGGCTGGAGTCGCTGTCATCAGCGGCGACCAGCTCGAAGTCCGAAAAGACGCGGGCAAGTTATCCCAACTAATTGATCTTGTCGAGAAATCTCCCATCGCAGGCGCGCCAGGGATCGGTCACACGCGCTGGGCGACTCACGGCGCGCCGAACGCGCGGAATGCGCATCCGCATCTCGGGCAGACGAAGCGCGTCGTGGTCGTGCAGAACGGCATCGTCGAAAATTTTCTCGAACTCAAAGATGAACTGACCGCCGAGGGCGTGGAATTTCAATCGGAGACCGACACCGAGACCATCGTGCATCTCGTGGAGCATTACCTTGCGACGGGGATCGGACTGGTGGAAGCGGCGCGCAAAACGTTCAACCAGATCCGCGGCGCGAACGTGGTGGTGCTGATCTCTGCCGATGAACCCGATAAGATCGTGACGGCGCGGATCGGCAACGCGGGCGGCGTGGTGATCGGCATGGGCGAAGGCGAAAATTTTGTCGCCAGCGATACGCCCGCGATCATGGATCACACGCGCAGTGTCATCTTTTTGGAATCGCGGCAAATGGCGGTGGTAACGCGAGACACGGTGACCATCGAAACGCTCGACGGCGCAAAAGTAAAACCACAAGTGCATAATGTTTCGTGGGACCCTGTCGCGGCGGAGAAGGGCGAATATCGCCACTTCATGCAAAAGGAAATCCACGAGCAGGTGCGCGCGTTGACCGACACACTCGCGGGTCGCGTGGACTTTGCCAATGGGAAAATCCGTTTGCCCGATCTCAAGTTGACCGAAGAACTCGCGAAAAAAATCGAGAAGATATACATCACCGCGTGCGGCACTGCCGCGTATGCGGGGATGGTTGGAAAATATTTGATCGAGAAGATCGCGCGCGTGCCTGTGGAAGTGGTCATCGCTTCGGAATTTCGCTACAGCGACCCGATCTTGAACGACAAGACCGTTGTGCTTGCCATCTCGCAATCGGGCGAAACGGCGGACACTCTCGCCGCGATGGAAGAGGGACGACGCAAAGGCGCGGTGATCTGGAGTATCGTCAACGCCATCGGTTCGCAAGCCATGCGCGTCTCGGATGGCTTCATCTCAATGCAAACGGGACCTGAGATCGGCGTTGCTTCGACCAAAGCCTTCACCGCCCCGCTCGTGGACCAGTACATGCTGGCGATCCTGCTCGCCGATTTGCGCGGCACGATCAACGAAAAGCAACGCAAAGAACTCGTCGCGGATCTGCGACTCGTTCCCGATCTCGTTAGCCGCGCGCTTGACCGCGAAAGTGAAGTAGAAAAGGTTGCTCAAACGCTGAAAGACATCCGCGATTGCTTGTATCTCGGTCGCGGCATCAACATGCCCATCGCGTACGAGGGCGCGTTGAAGTTGAAGGAGATTTCATACATCCACGCGGAGGGCTATCCCGCGGGCGAAATGAAACACGGACCCATCGCGTTGATTGACGAACACATGCCCGTCGTATGCCTCGCGCCGAAAGACCCCTGGCATGAGAAGATGATCTCGCAGATCCAGCAGGCAAAAGCGCGCGGCGGGATGGTCATTGCGATCGCCACTGACGGCGATGAATTGATCCACGGCATGGCGGATCATATCCTGTGGGTACCGGACTCGCCGTGGATGCTCTCCCCCATCGTGACGGTGATTCCGCTACAATTGCTCGCGTACCACATCGCCGCCCTGCGCGGACTGGATGTAGACCAGCCGAGAAATCTGGCGAAGAGCGTGACCGTGGAATAA